One Triticum dicoccoides isolate Atlit2015 ecotype Zavitan chromosome 5B, WEW_v2.0, whole genome shotgun sequence genomic window carries:
- the LOC119310462 gene encoding pentatricopeptide repeat-containing protein At4g21065-like has translation MPPPPPLRSPPSGGPYTAAPPSPSRAAEQHCLRLLERATTPSSLLQPLAFLLKRGLHANPLVLTRLFAAAASAAPALLEPLVAALLRPGLPLDAFLVNTLIRAHVASPLPSARRAAAAFFPLMLRRGVAPNKFTFPFLLKSCAATPGSPAAGLQAHAAALKFGFAADHYVSNTLIHMYSCFGAGFLGDARNVFDRTPRDSAVTWSAMIGGYVRGGLSSDAVVLFREMQASGVRPDEVTVLGILSAAADLGALELTRWVERFVAREGIGRSVTLCNALIDTLAKCGDVDGAVAVFEGMEERTVVSWTSVIDALAMEGRGKEAVGVFEEMKAVGVPPDDVAFIGVLTACSHAGMVDEGRGYFDSMKTEHGIEPKIEHYGCMVDMFGRAGMVEHGLEFVRAMPMKPNPIIWRTLVAACRAHGRLELSESISRDLLKEYPAHEANYVMLSNVFALTQRWKEKSEIRREMSKRGITKVPGCSLVELDGEVHEFIAGDESHPQYKEIYRMVEEMSRELRRIGHIAATSEVLLDLDEEDKEGALQWHSEKLAIAFVLLRTPPGTQVRVVKNLRVCSDCHAAIKCISQVYNREIIVRDRSRFHRFKDGSCSCKDFW, from the coding sequence ATGCCGCCCCCGCCACCGCTCCGCTCGCCTCCGAGCGGCGGCCCTTAcaccgccgcgccgccgtcgccgtcgcgcgCGGCCGAGCAGCACTGCCTGCGCCTCCTGGAGCGCGCCACGACGCCCAGTTCCCTCCTCCAGCCCCTCGCATTCCTCCTCAAGCGCGGCCTCCACGCCAACCCGCTGGTCCTCACCAGGCTCTTCGCGGCCGCGGCCTCCGCGGCCCCCGCGCTCCTCGAGCCCCTCGTCGCGGCGCTCCTCCGCCCGGGCCTCCCGCTCGACGCCTTCCTCGTCAACACCCTCATCCGCGCCCACGTCGCCTCCCCGCTCCCCTCcgcgcgccgcgccgccgcggccTTCTTCCCGCTGATGCTCCGCCGCGGCGTCGCCCCCAACAAGTTCACCTTCCCGTTCCTCCTCAAGTCCTGCGCCGCGACGCCGGGGTCCCCGGCCGCCGGCCTCCAGGCCCACGCCGCCGCCCTCAAGTTCGGGTTCGCCGCGGACCACTACGTCTCCAACACGCTCATACACATGTACTCCTGCTTCGGGGCCGGGTTCCTCGGGGACGCGCGGAACGTGTTCGACAGAACGCCCAGGGACAGCGCCGTCACCTGGAGCGCCATGATCGGCGGGTACGTGCGTGGGGGGCTGTCGAGTGATGCCGTCGTGCTGTTCCGGGAGATGCAGGCCAGCGGAGTGCGGCCGGATGAGGTGACGGTCCTCGGGATCCTTTCGGCCGCCGCTGATTTGGGTGCGCTCGAGCTCACGCGGTGGGTTGAGCGGTTCGTGGCGAGGGAGGGAATTGGGAGGTCTGTGACGCTGTGCAATGCGCTGATCGACACGCTCGCCAAGTGCGGGGATGTCGATGGGGCAGTGGCTGTGTTCGAGGGGATGGAGGAGCGGACTGTTGTGTCATGGACATCGGTGATTGATGCACTTGCAATGGAGGGCCGTGGGAAGGAGGCTGTGGGGGTGTTCGAGGAAATGAAGGCTGTCGGTGTGCCGCCTGATGATGTCGCGTTCATCGGGGTGCTCACTGCATgtagccatgctggaatggttgaTGAAGGCCGTGGCTACTTTGACTCAATGAAGACAGAGCATGGTATTGAGCCTAAGATCGAGCATTATGGTTGTATGGTCGACATGTTTGGTCGCGCCGGCATGGTTGAGCATGGGTTGGAGTTTGTTCGCGCGATGCCCATGAAACCGAACCCAATAATTTGGCGGACTCTAGTTGCTGCTTGTCGTGCTCATGGTCGGCTCGAGCTCAGTGAAAGCATCAGCAGGGACCTTCTTAAGGAGTACCCTGCTCATGAGGCCAACTACGTCATGCTCTCCAACGTGTTCGCGTTGACGCAGAGATGGAAGGAGAAGTCAGAGATTAGGAGAGAGATGAGTAAGAGAGGAATCACAAAGGTGCCGGGCTGCAGCCTTGTTGAGCTTGATGGAGAGGTCCATGAGTTCATAGCAGGAGATGAGTCGCATCCGCAGTACAAGGAGATATACAGGATGGTTGAGGAGATGTCAAGAGAGCTAAGACGCATTGGGCATATTGCAGCCACATCAGAGGTCCTCCTTGACCTTGATGAGGAGGACAAGGAGGGTGCGCTTCAGTGGCACAGTGAGAAGCTGGCAATTGCATTCGTGCTCCTGAGGACTCCTCCTGGAACACAGGTCCGGGTGGTAAAAAACCTGCGTGTATGCTCCGATTGTCATGCGGCAATTAAGTGCATATCGCAGGTTTATAACCGGGAGATCATAGTGCGTGACAGGAGTCGTTTCCATCGCTTCAAGGATGGTTCCTGCTCGTGCAAGGATTTCTGGTGA